A genomic window from Halogeometricum sp. S3BR5-2 includes:
- a CDS encoding arylsulfatase yields the protein MPERDFHGRIGRTYDESEPWWPEQNRAPDDAPNVLMVVLDDTGFGHVGCFGGLIDTPNLDRLAENGLQYNNFHTTALCSPTRSCLMTGRNHHSNGMAAITEISTGFPGYNGHIPHENGFISEMLVEEGYSTLALGKWHLTPAEAMSASGPYDRWPLGRGFERFYGFLGGDTHQYTPNLVYDNHQVDPPATPEEGYHLTEDIAQRAIEFIGDTKQVDPDKPFFTYFCPGAMHAPHHVPQEWIDKYEGEFDMGWDEAREQILARQKELGVVPEDTELSPRNPDVEEWDSLSEDEQKLYARMMEVYAGFLEHTDAQIGKVLDYLEELGELDDTLVLVSVGDNGSSAEGGPSGSVDENRFFNNVPESLEENLEAIDELGGPKYFNHFPWGWAWAGNTPFRRWKRETYRGGASNPLIVSWRNGIEAKGELREQFVHAIDIVPTILETVGIEAPDEVKGYSQSPIEGTSFAYTFDEPDAPEQHTTQYYEMLGTRAIYHDGWRAVHPWPFGEPITAEALSATSLEESGWELYHVEEDFSEAHDVADQYPEKVLELAQLWWTEAGKYDVLPLDGRATQRFVELRPEPGKRRDRYVYYPGGQYVPENAAVKVLNRDHSITADLTVPTGGAEGVLLAHGSLSGGYSLYVDDGRLRYVHNYVGVEEYQVVADESLPEGEVSVRMEFETTGEARPEEGKGVPGTVRLYYGDEQVGEGEVPVTVPITTGLTAGLSCGNDALNAVSDEYRDRTPFAFTGDIARVTVDVSGETFVHDEKEMDKIMARE from the coding sequence ATGCCAGAACGAGACTTTCACGGCCGCATCGGCCGCACGTACGACGAATCGGAGCCGTGGTGGCCCGAACAGAATCGAGCACCCGACGATGCCCCGAACGTCCTGATGGTCGTCCTCGACGACACGGGATTCGGGCACGTCGGGTGTTTCGGCGGACTCATCGACACGCCGAACCTCGACCGTCTCGCCGAGAACGGCCTCCAGTATAACAACTTCCACACGACCGCGCTCTGTTCGCCGACGCGGAGCTGCCTCATGACGGGGCGGAACCACCACTCGAACGGAATGGCCGCCATCACGGAGATCTCGACCGGCTTCCCCGGATACAACGGTCACATTCCCCACGAGAACGGCTTCATCTCCGAGATGCTCGTCGAGGAAGGCTACAGCACCCTCGCACTCGGCAAGTGGCACCTCACCCCCGCCGAAGCGATGAGTGCAAGCGGCCCCTACGACAGATGGCCGCTCGGCCGCGGGTTCGAGCGATTCTACGGCTTCCTCGGCGGGGACACCCACCAGTACACGCCGAACCTCGTCTACGATAACCACCAAGTCGACCCACCGGCGACGCCCGAGGAGGGATACCACCTCACCGAAGACATCGCCCAGCGCGCCATCGAGTTCATCGGCGACACGAAACAGGTCGACCCGGACAAACCCTTCTTCACGTACTTCTGTCCCGGGGCGATGCACGCACCCCACCACGTCCCACAGGAATGGATCGACAAGTACGAGGGCGAGTTCGACATGGGCTGGGACGAGGCGCGCGAACAGATCCTCGCACGTCAGAAGGAGTTGGGCGTCGTCCCCGAAGACACCGAGCTCTCACCGCGGAATCCCGACGTCGAGGAGTGGGACTCGCTCTCGGAGGACGAACAGAAACTCTACGCTCGGATGATGGAGGTCTACGCGGGCTTCCTCGAACACACCGACGCGCAGATCGGGAAGGTGCTCGATTACCTCGAGGAGCTCGGCGAACTCGACGACACGCTCGTCTTGGTCTCCGTCGGGGACAACGGCTCCAGCGCCGAAGGCGGCCCCAGCGGATCGGTCGACGAGAACCGGTTCTTCAACAACGTCCCGGAGTCCCTCGAAGAGAACCTCGAAGCGATAGACGAACTGGGCGGACCGAAATACTTCAACCACTTCCCCTGGGGGTGGGCGTGGGCCGGGAACACGCCGTTCCGCCGGTGGAAGCGCGAGACGTACCGCGGCGGCGCGAGCAACCCCCTGATCGTTTCCTGGCGCAACGGCATCGAGGCGAAGGGCGAACTTCGCGAGCAGTTCGTCCACGCCATCGACATCGTCCCGACGATACTGGAGACCGTCGGCATCGAGGCACCGGACGAAGTCAAGGGTTACTCGCAGTCGCCCATCGAGGGGACGAGCTTCGCGTACACCTTCGATGAACCGGACGCGCCCGAACAGCACACCACCCAGTACTACGAGATGCTCGGGACGCGCGCCATCTACCACGACGGCTGGCGTGCGGTCCACCCGTGGCCGTTCGGCGAACCGATAACGGCCGAGGCTCTCTCGGCGACCAGCCTCGAGGAGTCCGGGTGGGAGCTGTATCACGTCGAGGAGGACTTCTCGGAAGCGCACGACGTCGCGGACCAATACCCCGAGAAAGTCCTCGAACTCGCCCAGCTCTGGTGGACGGAGGCTGGCAAATACGACGTCCTCCCGCTCGACGGCCGCGCCACCCAGCGCTTCGTCGAGCTCCGGCCCGAGCCAGGGAAACGTCGCGACCGGTACGTCTACTACCCGGGTGGACAGTACGTGCCCGAGAACGCGGCCGTGAAAGTGCTCAACCGCGACCACAGCATCACTGCGGACCTGACCGTTCCGACGGGCGGCGCGGAGGGCGTGCTCCTCGCCCACGGCTCCCTCTCGGGTGGGTATTCGCTGTACGTGGACGACGGGCGCCTCCGATACGTCCACAACTACGTCGGTGTCGAGGAGTACCAAGTCGTCGCCGACGAGTCGCTCCCCGAAGGTGAGGTGTCGGTCCGGATGGAGTTCGAGACGACCGGCGAAGCGCGTCCCGAAGAGGGCAAAGGCGTGCCGGGAACGGTGCGACTCTACTACGGCGACGAGCAGGTCGGTGAGGGCGAGGTGCCGGTCACGGTTCCGATTACGACCGGACTCACCGCCGGGCTGAGTTGCGGCAACGACGCCCTCAACGCCGTGAGCGACGAGTATCGGGACCGCACGCCGTTCGCGTTCACGGGCGACATCGCGCGCGTCACCGTCGACGTCAGCGGGGAAACGTTCGTCCACGACGAGAAGGAGATGGACAAGATCATGGCGCGGGAGTGA